GAAACACGAAAACGCGTGAACACTACTCTCAACAAcatgatatatatagacAGTAAACATTACATGGTTAATGAACTGTCAGGCTAACATGTTAGGTATGGCAAAAGTTTAATTGTTCGCGACTGCGGACATCCGCGCCCACCCAGAAACttgaaataaatgaagCTTGTGGGTccttaaaatattatcactTTTAACGGATGTTTGGGTGGattttgtttacttttggAAAATCCACGATGAACTGGTCACTTAGTTGGGCTCCACTACTGTCCCTGACTGGCGATATACAAACTTTTTAGCTCATTAAAGGATTTGATGTAGTAGCTTCGTTGTTGATCATAACTCACTAATGTGGCTAGATCCTTGAGGAACGCAAAATATTCTTCGTCTTGTAAGTCTTTACTTTCATGATATCCTCCAAGTAAACTCTCTAAGCTATCATTGGCAAATGGATTTTCCGGTAGTGGCACCTTCTTCAGCGGTTCGTATATATGTCTCCATCCAAAACTTTTAAAATGAAGTGGTATAGACCTATATTTTCGTGGAGTTAACTCACCTTTATATTCAGTAGGTGGAACAATCCACAAATCCCcatttttatcttcataGAAATCCTCATTATTTGCGTTTAATACATCAAATAACTGTGGCGAATCAACAGCATACGGATGTTTTgttaattttaatatattccaatCAAGGAGATCACACTCctcaatatattctttttcctcATCGGTAAGATTTCGTAAATAGTGTTGCTCATTGGGGTtaattatcttcttctctatTATGTCAACAAGAAATCTACCGGTAACCATCAATGAATCTGATATTTTGAACACAGTTGCCTTCGAAGAATCTGATTCTCTAATCCATTCACTTATCAGACTTGGAAATAC
The Naumovozyma dairenensis CBS 421 chromosome 5, complete genome DNA segment above includes these coding regions:
- the NDAI0E00100 gene encoding uncharacterized protein encodes the protein MVTGRFLVDIIEKKIINPNEQHYLRNLTDEEKEYIEECDLLDWNILKLTKHPYAVDSPQLFDVLNANNEDFYEDKNGDLWIVPPTEYKGELTPRKYRSIPLHFKSFGWRHIYEPLKKVPLPENPFANDSLESLLGGYHESKDLQDEEYFAFLKDLATLVSYDQQRSYYIKSFNELKSLYIASQGQ